Proteins encoded within one genomic window of Gigantopelta aegis isolate Gae_Host chromosome 2, Gae_host_genome, whole genome shotgun sequence:
- the LOC121378886 gene encoding organic cation transporter protein-like yields the protein MFGAVVCTTLADKFGRKPLYISCLFGLTVCGFGIAFSPSILMFIAIRFCIGTLQQGCGLSSYTMFVELLPTYHRALAGMVGALVWVTSLMGLSGLAYLMRDFDWRNAQFIYASVSVYVVVLYWTLDESVRWLLANGRLDEARRLISKAAKVNKYDPRKALGVLNSLIADQSVAVPRSAGSLKELREKFPDTETKTPLILPEKEKLSVESNLPQCGHKCGHLATKDDTSAGVTRSPAVCSECLSDQIDGLEVNSHQKPLLTPEKLEVVTDPENMSLSSAERETTASQHVYQKSINYTVLDLFRSMIVLRVTLIICYIWCVDSLTYYGLFLTSSSLVGDRFLNFFLSAIVEAPAAVVVQLLYYKTGRKQVSIIFHVLAGVFLITSVAILGNAGNSEIGKIMSNVFNLLGKFAISASFGALYVYGPEVFPTNLRTAGMGISSAFSRIGGMVAPYSRILSRRFIWGPGALFGFMCLLAAFLVMFLPETKGRELPTTIEEMEKSIVETAGLCKTRNKKNLRQEQE from the exons ATGTTTGGGGCCGTCGTGTGCACGACCCTGGCCGACAAGTTTGGCAGGAAACCTCTGTACATCTCCTGTCTCTTCGGCCTCACTGTCTGTGGGTTTGGAATCGCGTTCTCACCCTCCATCCTCATGTTCATCGCCATCAGGTTCTGTATCGGCACTCTGCAGCAG GGATGTGGGTTGTCGTCCTACACGATGTTTGTGGAACTGCTTCCCACCTACCACCGGGCGCTGGCGGGCATGGTTGGTGCACTCGTCTGGGTGACGTCATTAATGGGGTTATCCGGCCTGGCTTATTTAATGAGAGATTTTGATTGGAGAAATGCGCAGTTTATATACGCTTCCGTTTCCGTTTATGTGGTCGTATTGTACTG gACACTTGACGAATCTGTTCGTTGGCTCCTTGCCAATGGAAGGCTTGACGAAGCCCGACGATTGATATCCAAAGCTGCCAAGGTGAACAAATATGACCCGAGAAAAGCTCTCGGTGTTTTGAACAGTCTGATAGCTGACCAGTCTGTAGCCGTTCCACGTTCAGCGGGAAGTCTGAAAGAGCTGCGAGAAAAGTTCCCCGATACAGAAACGAAAACACCGCTGATTCTGCCCGAGAAGGAAAAACTCAGCGTTGAGAGTAACCTACCTCAGTGTGGACACAAATGCGGGCATCTTGCAACAAAAGATGACACTTCTGCTGGTGTAACAAGAAGTCCAGCTGTCTGTAGCGAATGTTTGTCTGATCAGATTGATGGCCTGGAAGTGAATTCACATCAAAAGCCATTGTTAACACCAGAAAAGCTGGAAGTCGTAACAGATCCTGAAAATATGAGTTTGTCAAGTGCTGAAAGGGAGACGACCGCTTCACAACATGTATACCAGAAGTCGATAAATTACACGGTTCTAGATTTATTCCGCTCGATGATAGTACTCAGGGTGACCTTAATTATCTGCTATATCTG GTGTGTGGACAGCTTAACGTACTACGGTTTGTTCTTGACCTCGTCTTCATTGGTTGGTGATAGATTCCTGAACTTTTTCCTGTCCGCCATCGTGGAGGCCCCCGCAGCCGTTGTTGTTCAACTCCTGTACTATAA aactgGACGGAAACAAGTGAGCATTATCTTCCACGTTCTAGCAGGAGTGTTCCTAATAACGTCCGTTGCCATTTTAGGAAATGCGG GAAATAGTGAGATTGGAAAAATTATGTCAAATGTATTCAATCTTCTTGGAAAATTCGCTATCTCAGCTTCGTTTGGTGCACTGTATGTGTATGGGCCAGAAGTATTCCCAACAAACCTAAG GACGGCTGGTATGGGGATATCGTCTGCCTTCTCCAGAATAGGCGGAATGGTAGCACCGTATTCCAGAATTCTC AGTCGAAGGTTCATCTGGGGTCCAGGAGCCTTGTTTGGTTTTATGTGTCTTCTGGCTGCATTCCTGGTGATGTTTCTGCCAGAGACCAAGGGCAGAGAACTCCCGACTACCATCGAAGAGATGGAGAAATCCATTGTTGAAACGGCAGGGCTTTGCAAAACACGGAACAAGAAGAATCTACGCCAGGAACaagaataa